The proteins below come from a single Chitinophaga pinensis DSM 2588 genomic window:
- a CDS encoding RNA polymerase sigma factor, translating to MEEIWYKDLSDQELWSRLIDSDEGALAFIYDTWFTSLYKYGMKIQADSSLVKDCIHDLFTSLWHSRQQLSVTDSIKFYLFASLKRNIVKHSKAEGLFNLFRQQPAAQESHMPSYEERLINEQTNNERNLKLAKVIDQLPKRQKEILYLRYYEGLSTQETAEIMSLSVNSTYVLLSKALNYLKSHSGELLTLLVISGYRPKGF from the coding sequence TTGGAGGAGATCTGGTATAAGGACCTTTCAGATCAGGAGCTCTGGAGCAGGCTGATAGATAGTGATGAAGGCGCATTGGCTTTCATTTACGATACATGGTTCACATCACTCTACAAATATGGAATGAAAATACAGGCGGATAGCAGCCTGGTGAAGGATTGTATACACGATCTTTTTACTTCCTTATGGCATAGTCGTCAACAGCTTTCTGTAACTGACAGCATCAAATTCTACCTGTTTGCCAGTCTCAAGCGCAATATTGTTAAACATAGCAAGGCGGAGGGGCTTTTTAACCTGTTCAGGCAGCAACCAGCCGCACAGGAATCACACATGCCTTCTTACGAGGAAAGGCTGATTAACGAGCAAACCAATAACGAGCGCAACCTTAAACTCGCGAAGGTGATTGATCAGTTACCAAAACGGCAGAAGGAGATCCTGTACCTACGTTATTATGAAGGGCTGTCTACCCAGGAAACAGCCGAAATTATGTCACTGAGCGTTAATTCTACATATGTATTATTATCGAAAGCATTGAATTATCTCAAGAGTCACAGTGGTGAATTATTGACTTTATTGGTCATATCCGGGTATCGACCCAAAGGTTTCTAA
- a CDS encoding FecR family protein — protein sequence MDYKDYTVREFLHDGMFRKWVTDPDQETNAFWEIWLRDNPDHRVTVEQARDVLLMIGPEEHLPTAEDQAEVWSRVAYSIRQLPEKRRIFVAWRYAAAFAGVLAVAAASWYFMHKKEPLLVGYITPYGETKKITLPDSSVVTLNANSKLRFSMGSDGKREVWIDGEGFFTVLHENNNAPFAVHTSDVDVQVIGTAFNISTRRIMTRVVLNSGAVKLKLNGEGQEDLSMKPGEMVTFSTKTNQLSRRKVNPADYNAWLDNMFVFNEATIAEVAEVLNENLGINIKIEEQELQKELFTGSIPMSDVEIFFRTLSRSLHVVIEKKDNKNYSIRRKTT from the coding sequence ATGGATTATAAAGATTACACAGTAAGGGAGTTTCTACATGACGGAATGTTTCGGAAATGGGTCACAGATCCTGACCAGGAAACAAATGCCTTCTGGGAAATCTGGCTGCGTGACAATCCGGATCATCGTGTTACCGTAGAGCAGGCAAGGGATGTATTGCTGATGATCGGGCCGGAAGAGCATCTACCTACAGCGGAAGACCAGGCGGAAGTCTGGAGCCGTGTTGCTTATTCCATCCGTCAGCTACCTGAGAAAAGGCGGATTTTCGTCGCCTGGCGATATGCCGCGGCATTTGCCGGTGTATTGGCGGTGGCTGCAGCTTCCTGGTATTTCATGCATAAGAAAGAACCGTTGCTGGTCGGCTACATCACACCCTACGGTGAAACAAAAAAGATCACATTACCAGATAGCTCTGTTGTAACACTGAATGCAAATTCAAAGCTCAGATTCAGTATGGGCAGTGATGGTAAACGTGAAGTATGGATAGATGGAGAGGGTTTTTTCACCGTTCTCCACGAAAACAACAATGCTCCGTTTGCCGTACATACTTCGGATGTGGATGTACAGGTTATAGGAACAGCATTTAATATCAGTACCAGGCGTATTATGACACGTGTGGTACTCAATAGCGGCGCCGTAAAACTGAAGCTGAACGGCGAAGGACAGGAAGACCTGAGCATGAAGCCTGGTGAAATGGTGACTTTTTCAACCAAAACTAATCAGTTGTCACGCCGGAAGGTGAATCCGGCAGATTATAATGCATGGCTCGACAATATGTTTGTCTTCAATGAAGCAACCATTGCGGAAGTAGCCGAAGTATTAAACGAGAACTTAGGGATTAACATTAAGATAGAAGAGCAGGAACTACAGAAGGAGTTATTTACAGGTAGCATACCAATGTCAGATGTAGAAATATTTTTCAGAACACTGTCACGGTCCTTACATGTGGTTATCGAAAAGAAGGACAATAAAAACTACAGCATCAGGAGAAAAACAACCTAG